In Bombina bombina isolate aBomBom1 chromosome 6, aBomBom1.pri, whole genome shotgun sequence, a single genomic region encodes these proteins:
- the LOC128664307 gene encoding leptin-like, producing MHYTHLPFCGLLWLWMPLCQGRPIKPDGINKLKADAVMISKTLITRIQEHPIQFLFPSNLKISGLDFIPDKQPLESLEHMDETLEIFQKILSSISLENVDQMLSDMENLRSLLKLLSDSMGCPARKPMRPDSLVNLTEEYANAPYTTEKVTLDRLQKSLDNIVKHLDHVKCS from the exons ATGCACTATACTCACCTCCCATTTTGCGGTCTCCTGTGGCTTTGGATGCCTTTGTGCCAGGGACGACCAATAAAGCCTGATGGCATCAACAAACTGAAGGCTGATGCAGTGATGATTTCAAAGACTTTAATTACCAGAATCCAGGAGCATCCTATCCAG TTCCTTTTCCCCAGCAACCTTAAAATCAGTGGCTTGGATTTTATCCCTGATAAGCAACCCCTGGAGAGCTTGGAACACATGGATGAAACACTAGAAATCTTTCAAAAAATTCTCTCTTCAATATCTCTGGAAAATGTGGATCAGATGCTCAGTGATATGGAGAATCTCCGTAGTCTACTAAAGCTCCTGAGTGACAGTATGGGATGTCCGGCCAGGAAGCCTATGCGGCCTGACAGCCTGGTTAACCTTACAGAGGAATACGCCAATGCGCCTTACACTACAGAGAAGGTGACTCTTGATCGCCTCCAGAAATCTTTGGATAACATTGTGAAACATCTGGACCATGTGAAGTGCAGCTAA